A single genomic interval of Pelagerythrobacter marensis harbors:
- the ileS gene encoding isoleucine--tRNA ligase: MTEQRDYKDTVFLPRTDFPMKAGLPQKEPGILARWEEQGLYRQLREARAGREKFVLHDGPPYANGDIHIGHALNHVLKDMVVRTQTLLGKDAPYVPGWDCHGLPIEWKVEERYRKKKRNKDEVPPAEFRAECRAYAQHWVDVQREQLKRLGINGDWDNPYLTMDFGAEATIVAELLKFAESGHLYRGAKPVMWSPVEKTALAEAEVEYEDIVSTQIDVAFEIVESPIPELVGAHAVVWTTTPWTIPVNQALAYGPRVAYELVYASDGNRYLVAHELRDEFLKRTGLGVVDAPQQGDVDSTEDVTDWANRHMYLGSKLEGTFALHPIAKLVSLREGGDSQAVEFFLKPRPFLPADFVTTDSGTGLVHMAPDHGEDDFVLCKAHGLTPKFVVEADGRYRDDWAWLGGADERRMSVINPKFNAPDGPICLDLREAGALLSARADYKHSYPHSWRSKAKVIYRCTPQWFVPMDKPLAPAPKGGGSGHDNPPPLGEVAAAPAADGGGATLRSTALAEIERVRFVPEKGRNRIGAMVEGRPDWVLSRQRAWGVPITLFVNRKTGEYLVDPAVNARIVEAVRAKGVDAWTEEAAAELLGPDYDPADYERVTDILDVWFDSGCTHAFVLESGRWPELRWPADLYLEGSDQHRGWFQSSLLEASATRGRAPYDAVLTHGFTMASDGKKMSKSLGNTVDPIKVMGQYGADIIRLWALSVDFTEDHRIGDEILKGVADQYRKLRNTFRYMLGALDGFDYEREGVDPADMPELERYVLGELHALDTTLRRAIADFDFNEYTRALVDFANEDLSAFFFDIRKDSLYCDGEDDLRRRAYRTVLDILFHALVRYAAPVLVFTAEEVWTTRFPDRGSVHLQELSPLPDSWVDPALAERFAGLRALREQVMEAIEPLRREKVVRSGLEAEVAVPAAAVPEGFGDADLAELFITASVTRRQGDGVTVTRTDDHKCGRCWRLLPEVTEDGALCGRCADVIARTDAAV; encoded by the coding sequence ATGACTGAACAGCGCGACTATAAAGACACGGTCTTCCTGCCCAGGACCGATTTTCCCATGAAGGCCGGCCTTCCGCAGAAGGAGCCGGGCATTCTCGCGCGCTGGGAAGAACAGGGCCTCTATCGCCAGTTGCGCGAAGCGCGCGCCGGGCGCGAGAAGTTCGTGCTCCACGACGGCCCGCCTTACGCCAATGGCGACATACATATCGGGCATGCGCTCAACCATGTGCTCAAGGACATGGTCGTGCGCACGCAGACTCTGCTCGGAAAGGACGCGCCCTACGTTCCCGGCTGGGACTGCCACGGGTTGCCGATCGAGTGGAAGGTCGAGGAGCGGTACCGCAAGAAAAAGCGGAACAAGGACGAGGTGCCTCCGGCCGAGTTCCGCGCCGAATGCCGCGCCTATGCCCAGCACTGGGTCGACGTGCAGCGTGAGCAGCTCAAGCGGCTGGGCATCAACGGCGACTGGGACAATCCCTATCTGACGATGGATTTCGGGGCCGAGGCGACGATCGTTGCCGAGCTGCTCAAGTTCGCGGAAAGCGGCCACCTCTATCGCGGCGCCAAGCCGGTGATGTGGAGCCCGGTGGAAAAGACCGCGCTGGCCGAGGCGGAGGTCGAGTACGAGGATATCGTCTCCACCCAGATCGACGTGGCGTTCGAGATCGTCGAAAGCCCGATCCCCGAACTGGTCGGCGCCCACGCGGTGGTGTGGACGACGACGCCGTGGACGATCCCGGTGAACCAGGCTTTGGCCTATGGGCCTCGCGTCGCCTACGAGCTTGTCTATGCGAGCGATGGAAACAGGTATCTTGTCGCTCACGAACTCCGCGACGAATTTCTCAAACGTACAGGCTTGGGAGTAGTCGACGCTCCCCAACAGGGCGATGTTGATTCAACTGAGGATGTGACCGACTGGGCGAATCGTCACATGTACCTCGGATCAAAGCTCGAAGGCACCTTCGCGCTCCACCCGATCGCCAAGCTCGTGAGTCTCCGCGAAGGCGGGGACTCGCAGGCGGTCGAATTCTTCCTCAAGCCCCGTCCCTTCCTCCCGGCCGATTTCGTCACCACCGACAGCGGCACCGGGCTCGTCCATATGGCGCCCGACCATGGCGAGGACGACTTCGTGCTGTGCAAGGCGCACGGCCTGACGCCCAAGTTCGTGGTCGAGGCCGATGGCCGCTACCGCGACGACTGGGCCTGGCTCGGCGGCGCGGACGAGCGGCGCATGTCGGTCATCAACCCGAAGTTCAACGCACCGGACGGCCCGATCTGTTTGGACTTGCGCGAAGCCGGCGCGCTGCTTTCGGCCCGTGCCGATTACAAGCATTCCTACCCGCATTCGTGGCGCTCCAAGGCCAAGGTCATCTATCGCTGCACCCCGCAGTGGTTCGTGCCGATGGACAAGCCGCTGGCCCCCGCCCCCAAAGGGGGAGGATCGGGTCACGACAATCCTCCCCCTCTGGGGGAGGTGGCAGCCGCGCCAGCGGCTGACGGAGGGGGCGCGACTCTGCGCAGCACCGCCCTCGCCGAAATCGAGCGCGTGCGCTTCGTGCCCGAAAAGGGGCGCAACCGCATCGGCGCGATGGTCGAGGGGCGGCCCGACTGGGTGCTCAGCCGCCAGCGCGCCTGGGGCGTGCCGATCACGCTGTTCGTGAACCGCAAGACCGGCGAGTATCTGGTCGATCCGGCGGTCAACGCGCGGATCGTGGAGGCCGTGCGCGCGAAAGGCGTCGACGCCTGGACCGAGGAAGCCGCGGCCGAACTGCTCGGCCCCGACTACGACCCGGCGGACTACGAACGCGTGACCGACATTCTCGACGTCTGGTTCGATTCGGGCTGCACCCATGCTTTCGTGCTCGAAAGCGGGCGCTGGCCCGAACTGCGCTGGCCCGCCGATCTCTATCTCGAAGGGTCGGACCAGCATCGCGGCTGGTTCCAGTCCTCGCTGCTCGAAGCCAGCGCCACGCGCGGACGGGCGCCTTACGACGCGGTGCTGACCCACGGGTTCACAATGGCGAGCGACGGCAAGAAGATGTCGAAATCGCTCGGCAACACGGTCGATCCGATCAAGGTCATGGGACAATACGGGGCGGATATCATCCGCCTCTGGGCGCTCTCGGTGGACTTTACCGAGGATCACCGGATCGGCGACGAGATCCTGAAAGGCGTTGCCGACCAGTATCGCAAGCTGCGCAACACCTTCCGCTACATGCTCGGCGCGCTCGACGGGTTCGATTACGAGCGCGAGGGCGTCGACCCGGCGGATATGCCGGAGCTGGAGCGCTATGTCCTGGGCGAACTTCACGCCCTGGATACCACGCTGCGGCGCGCGATCGCCGATTTCGATTTCAACGAATATACCCGCGCGCTGGTCGATTTCGCGAACGAGGACCTGTCGGCGTTTTTCTTCGATATCCGCAAGGACAGCCTCTATTGCGACGGCGAGGACGATTTGCGCCGCCGCGCCTATCGCACCGTACTCGACATCCTGTTCCACGCGCTGGTGCGCTATGCCGCGCCGGTGCTGGTGTTCACCGCCGAAGAGGTCTGGACGACGCGCTTTCCGGACCGCGGCAGCGTGCACCTGCAGGAACTCTCGCCCCTGCCCGACAGCTGGGTCGATCCCGCGCTGGCCGAACGCTTCGCCGGGCTGCGCGCGCTGCGCGAGCAGGTGATGGAAGCGATCGAGCCGCTTCGCCGCGAGAAAGTCGTGCGCTCGGGGCTGGAGGCGGAAGTTGCCGTGCCCGCCGCGGCGGTGCCCGAAGGGTTCGGGGATGCCGACCTGGCCGAGCTGTTCATCACCGCGTCAGTCACGCGCAGGCAGGGCGACGGCGTGACCGTGACGCGCACCGACGACCACAAATGCGGCCGCTGCTGGCGGCTGCTGCCCGAAGTGACCGAAGACGGCGCCCTGTGCGGGCGCTGCGCGGACGTGATCGCCCGAACGGATGCCGCCGTATGA
- a CDS encoding dihydrofolate reductase: MTAPIFCIFARAANGVIGDRGRLPWHIPADLKRFKALTMGKPMIMGRKTFESLPGLLPGRRHIVLTRRKGWASEGADVARSPQEALALADTGETDIAVIGGAAIFDVFLPRADRIELTEIHADYEGDVLMPRLGPEWNETARESHPARGEVPAFDFVTLRREKA; the protein is encoded by the coding sequence ATGACGGCGCCGATCTTTTGCATTTTTGCCCGTGCGGCCAATGGCGTTATCGGCGACCGGGGCCGCCTGCCCTGGCACATTCCCGCCGACCTGAAACGGTTCAAGGCGCTGACGATGGGCAAGCCGATGATCATGGGGCGCAAGACGTTCGAAAGCCTGCCCGGCCTGCTCCCGGGCCGGCGCCATATCGTGCTCACCCGCCGCAAGGGGTGGGCCAGCGAAGGGGCCGATGTCGCGCGTTCGCCGCAAGAGGCGCTGGCGCTCGCCGATACGGGCGAGACGGACATCGCGGTGATCGGCGGCGCGGCGATCTTCGACGTTTTCCTGCCGCGGGCGGACCGGATCGAGCTGACCGAAATTCACGCCGACTACGAAGGCGACGTGCTGATGCCCCGGCTCGGCCCCGAATGGAACGAAACCGCGCGCGAATCCCACCCGGCCCGCGGCGAGGTGCCGGCGTTCGATTTCGTCACCTTGCGGCGGGAGAAGGCATGA
- the gpmA gene encoding 2,3-diphosphoglycerate-dependent phosphoglycerate mutase, which yields MPTLILVRHGQSQWNLENRFTGWWDVDLTEKGVAEAIAAGELLAAKNVLPTRAFTSLQTRAIKTLHLALEACGRLWIPETKDWRLNERHYGGLTGLDKQETRDRHGDEQVHIWRRSFDVPPPVMEDGSDYDLAADPRYAGIEVPRTESLKLTIERVLPYWENEILPVLASGETVIVSAHGNSLRALVKHLSAISDDDITGLEIPTGQPIVYEFDGAMKPGERQYLKDR from the coding sequence TTGCCCACGCTGATCCTAGTCCGTCACGGCCAGAGCCAGTGGAACCTGGAAAACCGTTTCACCGGATGGTGGGACGTGGACCTGACCGAAAAGGGCGTGGCCGAGGCGATCGCGGCGGGCGAGCTGCTGGCGGCGAAAAACGTGCTGCCGACCCGCGCCTTCACCTCGTTGCAGACGCGCGCGATCAAGACGCTGCATCTCGCGCTCGAGGCCTGCGGACGGCTGTGGATTCCCGAAACCAAGGACTGGCGCCTCAACGAACGCCACTATGGCGGGTTGACCGGCCTCGACAAGCAGGAGACGCGCGATCGCCACGGCGACGAGCAGGTCCATATCTGGCGCCGCAGCTTCGACGTGCCGCCCCCGGTGATGGAAGACGGCAGCGACTACGACCTGGCCGCCGATCCGCGCTATGCCGGGATCGAAGTGCCCCGGACGGAAAGCCTGAAGCTGACCATCGAGCGCGTCCTGCCTTACTGGGAAAACGAAATCCTGCCGGTTCTCGCGAGCGGCGAGACCGTGATCGTTTCCGCCCACGGCAATTCGCTGCGCGCGCTGGTCAAGCATCTTTCCGCCATTTCGGACGACGACATCACCGGGCTGGAAATCCCGACCGGCCAGCCGATCGTTTACGAGTTCGACGGCGCAATGAAGCCGGGCGAGCGCCAGTATCTGAAGGACCGCTGA
- a CDS encoding 5-(carboxyamino)imidazole ribonucleotide synthase: MIQPGGTIGILGGGQLGRMIAMAAAQLGYRCHVYEPGRDSVAAEVSAQFTCAPWTDEAALARFAENCDVVTWEFENVPVGPLAAIEHLLAPHPRALETAQDRLKEKCFVESLGGVPAAYAPVDTAEELADAVDRIGAPGILKTRRDGYDGKGQWRLRTARDADAIRLPDAPTVYEGFVEFACEFSVILVRGRDGEVRFWDSPENTHVGGILATSTLPASEMVVQQTPAARALAAQVAEALGYVGVLTLEFFATNEGPVFNEMAPRVHNSGHWTIEGAATSQFENHVRAVCGLPLGDTATTAARVVMTNIIGEDALTAHGCLGDGDAHLHLYGKRQARAGRKMGHVTRIAAR, encoded by the coding sequence ATGATCCAGCCCGGCGGAACAATCGGCATCCTGGGCGGCGGACAGCTCGGGCGGATGATCGCGATGGCTGCGGCGCAGCTCGGCTATCGCTGCCATGTCTACGAACCGGGGCGCGACAGCGTGGCCGCCGAAGTGAGCGCGCAGTTCACCTGTGCGCCCTGGACCGACGAGGCTGCGCTCGCCCGTTTCGCCGAAAACTGCGACGTGGTGACCTGGGAATTCGAGAACGTGCCGGTCGGCCCGCTGGCCGCGATCGAGCACCTGCTCGCGCCCCATCCCCGTGCGCTCGAAACCGCACAGGATCGGCTGAAGGAAAAGTGCTTCGTCGAAAGCCTCGGCGGCGTGCCCGCTGCCTATGCGCCGGTCGATACGGCGGAGGAGCTGGCCGATGCGGTCGACCGCATCGGCGCGCCGGGCATCCTCAAGACCCGCCGCGATGGATACGACGGCAAGGGTCAATGGCGACTCCGGACCGCGCGCGATGCCGACGCGATCCGCCTGCCGGACGCCCCGACGGTCTACGAGGGCTTTGTCGAGTTCGCGTGCGAATTCTCGGTCATCCTCGTGCGCGGGCGCGACGGCGAGGTGCGCTTCTGGGACAGCCCGGAAAACACCCATGTGGGCGGCATTCTCGCGACTTCGACCCTGCCCGCGAGCGAGATGGTCGTGCAGCAGACGCCGGCCGCGCGCGCGCTGGCGGCCCAAGTGGCCGAGGCGCTGGGATATGTCGGCGTGCTGACGCTGGAATTCTTCGCCACGAACGAAGGCCCGGTGTTCAACGAAATGGCCCCGCGCGTACACAATTCGGGCCACTGGACGATCGAAGGCGCGGCCACCAGCCAGTTCGAGAACCACGTGCGCGCGGTCTGCGGCCTGCCGCTGGGCGACACCGCGACCACCGCCGCCCGGGTCGTGATGACGAATATCATCGGCGAAGACGCGCTCACTGCCCACGGTTGTCTCGGCGACGGCGACGCGCACCTCCACCTTTACGGCAAGCGCCAGGCGCGCGCCGGGCGCAAGATGGGGCACGTGACGCGGATCGCGGCGCGGTGA
- a CDS encoding glycerophosphodiester phosphodiesterase family protein has protein sequence MRWLRYLAFALALAFLALTVVNASWLAPEPKGAVKLIAHRGLHQLPDPAAGAAEPCPGTRIELPAHDYLENTVRSIERAASLGAHMIALDVAPTADGQIAVFGDETLDCRTDGSGAVREHTMAALKALDAGYGYRAEGETYPFRGTATGAIPTLAEAIRAAGRARLLYRFTGEDAGEADLLAAALRAAGRDPVAAGDGFYGADAPVSRIGAIYPDAWAFSKARAEACTGAYMLQGWFGIVPAACEGGTLTIPLDRQWAFAGWPNRLIARMEEAGARVIVVAPGEGEDLRGLQFPEQLGDIPASFNGYAWVDDGFTVVPALINRFDDRSQAEIDAAQAALERRRAAR, from the coding sequence ATGCGCTGGCTGCGCTATCTCGCCTTCGCCCTGGCGCTCGCCTTCCTCGCGCTCACCGTGGTCAACGCGAGCTGGCTCGCGCCCGAACCGAAAGGCGCGGTGAAGCTGATCGCCCACCGCGGCCTGCACCAGCTTCCCGACCCCGCGGCCGGCGCTGCCGAACCGTGCCCCGGCACGCGGATCGAACTGCCCGCCCACGACTATCTCGAAAACACCGTCCGTTCGATCGAACGCGCGGCCAGCCTCGGCGCTCATATGATCGCGCTGGACGTCGCCCCCACCGCCGACGGGCAGATCGCGGTGTTCGGCGACGAAACGCTCGATTGCCGGACCGACGGCAGCGGCGCGGTGCGCGAGCATACGATGGCCGCGCTGAAGGCGCTCGATGCCGGCTATGGCTATCGCGCCGAGGGCGAGACATATCCGTTCCGCGGGACGGCCACGGGCGCGATCCCGACTCTGGCCGAGGCCATCCGCGCGGCGGGTCGTGCGCGCCTGCTCTATCGTTTTACCGGCGAGGATGCGGGCGAGGCCGACCTGCTCGCCGCCGCCTTGCGCGCGGCGGGCCGCGATCCGGTGGCTGCCGGCGACGGCTTCTACGGCGCGGACGCGCCGGTTTCGCGAATCGGCGCGATCTACCCCGATGCTTGGGCCTTTTCGAAAGCGCGCGCGGAGGCGTGCACCGGCGCCTATATGCTTCAGGGCTGGTTCGGAATCGTGCCTGCGGCGTGCGAAGGCGGCACGCTGACGATACCGCTCGACCGCCAGTGGGCCTTCGCCGGCTGGCCCAACCGCCTGATCGCGCGGATGGAGGAAGCCGGCGCGCGCGTGATCGTGGTGGCGCCCGGCGAGGGGGAGGACCTGCGCGGCCTCCAATTTCCCGAGCAGCTGGGCGACATCCCGGCCAGCTTCAACGGCTATGCCTGGGTCGACGACGGCTTCACCGTGGTCCCCGCGCTCATCAACCGGTTCGACGACCGCTCGCAGGCCGAAATCGACGCCGCGCAGGCCGCGCTGGAGCGGCGCCGGGCGGCGCGGTGA
- a CDS encoding dipeptidase, with protein MKRRLAWGALGLLAAAAIGFFALAPGIVERSMNRIDGKPPIAVSDEARALHATLAIVDLHSDTLMWDRDLLSRADRGHEDLPRMEDGNVALQVFSSVTKTPKGQNYDANGADSDNITALVIAQLQPVRTWTSLLQRSLYHGEKLDRAVARAGGRLQKVAAPGDFDRLLAQRQRAETGPVGAMLSVEGLQNLEGDLANLDRLHAAGFRMAGLTHFFDNDLAGSMHGIDKGGLTAKGRAAIRRMEALGMIVDIAHCSHACVADILAIARRPVVSSHGGVQATCKVNRNLSDAEIRGVARTGGVVGIGYWDAAICDTSPRAAARAMKHVRDLVGIEHVALGSDYDGATTVRFDAGQLVQVTQALLDEGFTHDEIRAAMGGNALRVLQAGIAPMEPAPMEPAS; from the coding sequence ATGAAACGCCGGCTCGCCTGGGGGGCATTGGGGCTGCTGGCCGCGGCCGCCATCGGCTTCTTCGCGCTCGCGCCCGGCATTGTCGAGCGGAGCATGAACCGGATCGACGGCAAGCCGCCGATCGCGGTTTCCGACGAGGCGCGGGCGCTGCACGCAACGCTCGCCATCGTCGATCTGCATTCCGACACGCTGATGTGGGACCGCGACCTCCTGTCCCGCGCGGATCGCGGGCACGAGGATCTGCCGCGGATGGAAGACGGCAATGTCGCGTTGCAGGTGTTCTCCAGCGTCACCAAGACGCCGAAGGGCCAGAACTACGACGCGAACGGGGCGGACAGCGACAATATCACCGCCCTGGTGATCGCCCAGCTGCAGCCGGTTCGGACCTGGACCTCGCTGCTCCAGCGCTCGCTCTATCACGGCGAAAAGCTCGACCGCGCGGTGGCGCGGGCCGGGGGGCGGCTGCAGAAAGTCGCCGCGCCCGGCGATTTCGACCGCCTTCTGGCGCAGCGGCAGCGCGCCGAAACCGGCCCGGTCGGGGCGATGCTGTCGGTCGAGGGGCTGCAGAACCTCGAAGGCGATCTCGCCAATCTCGACCGGCTCCACGCCGCAGGCTTTCGCATGGCCGGGCTGACCCATTTCTTCGACAACGACCTTGCCGGTTCGATGCACGGCATCGACAAGGGCGGGCTGACCGCGAAAGGGCGCGCGGCGATCCGGCGCATGGAGGCGCTGGGCATGATCGTCGACATTGCCCACTGCAGCCACGCCTGCGTGGCCGACATCCTCGCCATCGCGCGGCGCCCGGTCGTGTCCAGCCACGGCGGGGTCCAGGCGACCTGTAAGGTCAACCGCAACCTGTCGGACGCGGAGATCCGCGGCGTGGCGCGGACCGGCGGGGTTGTCGGCATCGGGTACTGGGATGCGGCGATCTGCGACACCTCGCCGCGCGCTGCGGCGCGGGCGATGAAGCACGTGCGCGATCTGGTGGGGATCGAACACGTCGCGCTGGGCAGCGATTACGACGGAGCGACCACCGTGCGGTTCGACGCCGGCCAGCTGGTCCAGGTGACGCAGGCCCTGCTCGACGAAGGCTTCACCCACGACGAGATCCGCGCGGCGATGGGCGGCAACGCTCTGCGTGTCTTGCAGGCGGGCATTGCGCCGATGGAGCCGGCGCCGATGGAGCCGGCATCGTGA
- a CDS encoding sugar MFS transporter, translated as MSSSDPGPAEGEGHVHAPSLPPFVFALFFIFGGITSLNDILIPKLKELFTLNYTQAMLVQFCFFAAYLVIGIPGAKLVKKIGYIRGAVAGLMTMTAGCLLFIPASTTATYPLFLLALFILASGVVIVQVVVNPLISLLGPQKTAHSRLTFAQAFNSFGTFVFPLVGAGLILGKLADVSAEDFEGAALAAYRTAESAMIVKTYLGLAVAITVVAGAVWLFRNRLQGEKHEASSALAGFDLLKRPRFGFGALCIFLYVGAEVAIGSVVINYLMLDDVLGEPENVIGWMVSLYWGGAMVGRFIGSALLRIVSPGKILAAVAVGAIALIALSTNSNGTLAAYSLLAIGLMNSIMFPTIFSLACERLGSRAADGSGIINVAIFGGAVIPLAMGALADLSGSLAMSLALPAACYAVIAVFGIYARRPAAS; from the coding sequence ATCTCCTCAAGCGATCCGGGGCCAGCCGAGGGCGAGGGCCATGTCCATGCGCCCAGCCTGCCGCCCTTCGTCTTCGCGCTGTTCTTCATCTTCGGCGGGATCACCAGCCTAAACGATATCCTGATCCCCAAGCTGAAAGAGCTGTTCACGCTCAATTACACGCAAGCGATGTTGGTGCAGTTCTGCTTCTTCGCCGCCTATCTGGTGATCGGCATTCCGGGGGCCAAGCTGGTCAAGAAGATCGGCTATATACGCGGCGCGGTGGCCGGGCTGATGACGATGACCGCGGGCTGTCTGCTGTTCATCCCCGCCAGCACCACCGCCACCTATCCGCTGTTCCTGCTGGCGCTGTTCATCCTCGCCAGCGGGGTGGTGATCGTGCAGGTGGTGGTCAATCCGCTGATCAGCCTGCTCGGCCCGCAGAAGACCGCGCACAGCCGGTTGACCTTCGCGCAGGCGTTCAACTCCTTCGGCACTTTCGTCTTCCCGCTGGTCGGCGCGGGGCTGATCCTCGGCAAGCTGGCCGATGTCTCGGCGGAGGATTTCGAAGGCGCCGCGCTGGCCGCCTATCGCACCGCGGAATCGGCGATGATCGTGAAGACCTATCTCGGCCTCGCGGTGGCGATCACCGTGGTCGCGGGCGCAGTGTGGCTGTTCCGCAACCGGCTGCAGGGCGAAAAGCACGAAGCCTCGAGCGCGCTGGCCGGCTTCGACCTGCTCAAGCGCCCGCGCTTCGGCTTCGGCGCGCTGTGCATCTTCCTCTATGTCGGCGCCGAGGTCGCGATCGGTTCGGTGGTGATCAACTATCTGATGCTCGACGACGTGCTGGGCGAGCCCGAGAACGTGATCGGCTGGATGGTTAGCCTCTATTGGGGCGGCGCGATGGTCGGACGTTTCATAGGCTCGGCGCTGCTGCGCATAGTGAGCCCGGGCAAGATCCTCGCCGCGGTTGCGGTCGGCGCCATCGCGCTGATCGCGCTGTCGACCAACAGCAACGGCACGCTGGCGGCCTATAGCCTGCTGGCGATCGGCCTGATGAACTCGATCATGTTCCCGACCATTTTCTCGCTCGCCTGTGAGCGGCTGGGCAGCCGCGCGGCCGACGGATCGGGGATCATCAATGTCGCGATCTTCGGCGGGGCGGTGATCCCGCTGGCCATGGGCGCGCTGGCCGATCTCAGTGGCAGCCTCGCCATGTCGCTGGCGCTGCCCGCCGCCTGCTATGCGGTGATCGCGGTGTTCGGCATCTACGCCCGGCGCCCTGCCGCAAGCTGA
- the purE gene encoding 5-(carboxyamino)imidazole ribonucleotide mutase: MGEGSGDGAGPKVAIVMGSQSDWPTMQCTADVLDELGVPYEARIVSAHRTPDRMYAFGKGAADEGFGVIVAGAGGAAHLPGMLSALTHLPVLGVPVESKALSGQDSLLSIVQMPAGVPTGTLAIGKAGATNAGLLAAAILALGDAGLSRRLQDWRAARSAAVAERPEDA, translated from the coding sequence ATGGGCGAGGGGAGCGGAGACGGCGCCGGGCCGAAAGTCGCCATCGTCATGGGCAGCCAGTCCGACTGGCCGACGATGCAATGCACCGCCGACGTGCTCGACGAACTGGGCGTGCCCTACGAGGCGCGGATCGTCTCGGCGCACCGCACGCCCGATCGCATGTATGCTTTCGGCAAGGGGGCCGCGGACGAGGGCTTTGGCGTCATCGTCGCCGGTGCCGGCGGGGCGGCGCACCTGCCGGGAATGCTCAGCGCGCTGACGCACCTGCCGGTGCTGGGCGTGCCCGTCGAATCGAAGGCGCTTTCGGGGCAGGACAGCCTGCTGTCCATCGTGCAGATGCCCGCCGGGGTTCCGACCGGGACGCTGGCGATCGGCAAGGCGGGCGCGACCAACGCCGGCCTGCTCGCGGCCGCGATCCTCGCGCTTGGCGATGCCGGCCTTTCGCGCCGGTTGCAGGACTGGCGCGCCGCGCGCAGCGCCGCGGTGGCGGAGCGGCCCGAAGACGCATGA
- the lspA gene encoding signal peptidase II yields MNKAMKYRLIGFAIAIALFLADQAMKFYVTQTLAMKRGDVVELLPFFDFRMTYNFGISLGMFQADSMEMRWLLVGVTSLIALVVTIWMLREKVLGEIVGLALILGGALGNIRDRYEFGYVIDYADLHFGEFRPFLIFNIADAAITIGVLIILARAFFLRDKEETSQTETAPDAAES; encoded by the coding sequence ATGAACAAGGCCATGAAATACCGCCTGATCGGCTTTGCCATTGCCATCGCCCTGTTCCTGGCGGACCAGGCGATGAAGTTCTACGTCACGCAGACGCTGGCAATGAAGCGCGGCGACGTGGTGGAGCTGCTGCCGTTCTTCGATTTTCGCATGACGTACAACTTCGGCATCTCGCTCGGCATGTTTCAGGCCGATTCGATGGAGATGCGCTGGCTGCTGGTCGGCGTCACCAGCCTGATCGCGCTGGTCGTGACGATATGGATGCTGCGCGAGAAAGTGCTGGGCGAAATCGTGGGCCTCGCCCTGATCCTGGGCGGCGCGCTGGGCAATATCCGCGACCGGTACGAATTCGGCTATGTCATCGACTATGCCGATCTCCATTTCGGCGAGTTCCGCCCCTTCCTGATCTTCAACATCGCCGATGCCGCGATCACGATCGGCGTCCTGATTATCCTTGCCCGTGCGTTTTTCCTGCGCGACAAGGAGGAAACTTCCCAAACCGAGACGGCGCCTGACGCCGCGGAGAGCTGA
- a CDS encoding bifunctional riboflavin kinase/FAD synthetase: MRWLDHRQPLPGSLRGAIIALGNFDGFHLGHQAVAREAIGWARAEGRPAIIATFDPHPVRFFKPEAAPFRLTTLEQRQELYLAAGATAMLVFHFDAELAGTSAEDFVHVLLGERLGVAGIVTGEDFTFGKGRAGNRERLAQLGGEAGIATRAVAPVMDGGAPVSSSRVREALRAGEPEEAARLLTRPFAIRGVVEHGDKRGREIGYPTANLAIENYLRPKFGIYAVTGRVLATGRTLKGAANIGVRPQFAPPRELLEPHFFDFAGDLYGQEIEVAFHHFLRPEAKFDSIEALVSQMDSDCARARELLG, encoded by the coding sequence GTGAGGTGGCTCGACCATCGCCAGCCGCTGCCGGGCAGCTTGCGCGGCGCGATCATCGCGCTGGGCAATTTCGACGGCTTCCACCTGGGCCACCAGGCGGTCGCGCGCGAAGCCATCGGCTGGGCCCGGGCCGAAGGGCGCCCCGCGATAATCGCGACGTTCGATCCGCACCCGGTGCGCTTCTTCAAGCCCGAGGCGGCGCCTTTCCGCCTGACCACGCTCGAACAGCGGCAGGAACTCTACCTCGCGGCCGGGGCCACCGCGATGCTGGTGTTCCATTTCGACGCCGAGCTGGCCGGCACCAGCGCGGAGGATTTCGTCCACGTCCTGCTGGGCGAACGGCTGGGCGTCGCCGGCATCGTGACCGGGGAGGATTTCACTTTCGGCAAAGGGCGCGCCGGGAACCGCGAGCGGCTGGCGCAACTGGGCGGCGAGGCGGGCATTGCCACGCGCGCGGTCGCGCCGGTGATGGACGGCGGGGCGCCGGTGTCCTCCAGCCGGGTGCGCGAGGCGCTGCGGGCCGGCGAACCGGAAGAAGCCGCCCGCCTCCTCACCCGCCCCTTCGCGATTCGCGGGGTGGTGGAGCATGGCGACAAGCGCGGGCGCGAAATCGGATATCCGACCGCCAATCTGGCGATCGAGAACTATCTGCGGCCGAAATTCGGCATCTACGCGGTAACCGGCCGCGTGCTCGCGACCGGGCGGACGCTGAAAGGCGCAGCCAATATCGGCGTGCGCCCGCAGTTCGCCCCGCCGCGCGAACTGCTCGAACCGCATTTCTTCGATTTCGCGGGCGATCTTTACGGTCAGGAGATCGAGGTGGCGTTCCACCATTTCCTGCGGCCGGAGGCGAAGTTCGATTCGATCGAGGCGCTGGTGTCGCAGATGGACAGCGATTGCGCCCGCGCGCGCGAACTGCTCGGCTGA